A stretch of DNA from Candidatus Omnitrophota bacterium:
GCGCGATGGCGGCGGTGATAGGTATGAGGACTATGGATATTTCCGATCTCTGCAAAAGCATAACGGAAAGCGGCCGGCTCGTTGAGGCTGTCAATTTTAATTCCAGAAAGCAGACTGTGATATCAGGAACTGCCGAGGGGATAGAGGCCTTCAAGGCCCGGGCGGCGGGCAAAGGCAGGATAATACCTCTGAAAACCGCAGGGCCTTTTCATTCTTTCCTGATGAGGAAATCGCAGGAAGTTTTCGCGCCCGAGCTGGATAAAGTTTATTTTTCAGACCCCGCTTTTCCCGTTGTATCCAATGTGACAGCGAAAGGCAGTACAAAGTCTTCCGATATCGTCACCGCTCTAAAAACACAGATCGCCTCGCCGGTGCAGTGGGTGGCTTCGGTTGAATATATGGCCTCGCGCGGGGCGGAGATGTTCGTGGAATGCGCTGAAAAAAGTGTTCTCTCGTCAATGATAAAGAATATATCCCCTGAAACTCAGGCGATAAGCGCGATGACTTTAATCAATGAATAAGACAAAGATGGTGCAGGGGAAACTTCAATTAGATTGAGGGGGTAAAATGAAATTCGATAATAAAGTGGCTCTTGTGACGGGAAGCGCCCAGGGAATAGGTTTTTCCATCGCCGAGAAACTCGCCGCGGAAGGCGCGCTGGTTGTGATAGCGGATATAGCGGAAGAGGCATCGATCGCCGCCTGCGAAAAACTAAAAAACGCGGGTTTCAAGAGCGATCACAT
This window harbors:
- the fabD gene encoding ACP S-malonyltransferase; translation: MVKNYAVVFPGQGVQGIGMSRDLYGKYPQAAHTLDYACQILGMPLKTIMFDGPENELNRISLTQLAVFVSNMMVYDAIKDAVGEKPLFAAGHSLGEYCALCASGALSFEDSLKLVASRGRIMEANCPEGAMAAVIGMRTMDISDLCKSITESGRLVEAVNFNSRKQTVISGTAEGIEAFKARAAGKGRIIPLKTAGPFHSFLMRKSQEVFAPELDKVYFSDPAFPVVSNVTAKGSTKSSDIVTALKTQIASPVQWVASVEYMASRGAEMFVECAEKSVLSSMIKNISPETQAISAMTLINE